In Salmo salar chromosome ssa15, Ssal_v3.1, whole genome shotgun sequence, one genomic interval encodes:
- the epgn gene encoding epigen isoform X1 — protein sequence MSGPKQTVMAFSTTLVAILLILSTVTQSAESSDNLQPTQWTLSLDLSEPTNTILPVNGSDVEEPRVLRMSRPCKDEDADYCLNGQCMYPPDSSTPACTCDPSYSGPRCGLLTHQATLCKFSPTEEVIGICVGVALLVCCLAGVLYCCIKRRCDKKYLPYKTYGGSENSV from the exons ATGTCAGGACCGAAACAGACAGTAATGG CCTTCTCCACCACTCTGGTTGCAATACTGCTCATCCTCTCCACAGTGACTCAGTCAGCAGAATCTTCAGACAACCTTCAACCAACACAATGGACACTCAGCCTGGACCTATCAGAGCCCACGAACACTATACTACCTGTAAATG GTAGTGATGTGGAGGAGCCTCGTGTTCTGAGGATGTCAAGACCCTGTAAAGACGAAGACGCTGACTACTGCCTGAACGGACAGTGCATGTACCCACCTGACAGCAGTACCCCTGCCTGCac gtgtGACCCGTCCTATAGTGGCCCTCGCTGTGGTCTGTTGACCCACCAGGCGACGCTGTGCAAGTTTTCCCCAACAGAGGAGGTGATTGGCATCTGTGTGGGCGTGGCCTTGCTTGTCTGCTGCCTCGCTGGCGTTCTCTACTGCTGCATCAAGAGAAg GTGTGACAAAAAATATCTTCCTTATAAGACCTACGGTGGCTCGGAGAACTCAGTTTAG
- the epgn gene encoding Epigen precursor (The RefSeq protein has 1 substitution compared to this genomic sequence) produces MSGPKQTVMAFSTALVAILLILSTVTQSAESSDNLQPTQWTLSLDLSEPTNTILPVNGSDVEEPRVLRMSRPCKDEDADYCLNGQCMYPPDSSTPACTCDPSYSGPRCGLLTHQATLCKFSPTEEVIGICVGVALLVCCLAGVLYCCIKRRCDKKYLPYKTYGGSENSV; encoded by the exons ATGTCAGGACCGAAACAGACAGTAATGG CCTTCTCCACCACTCTGGTTGCAATACTGCTCATCCTCTCCACAGTGACTCAGTCAGCAGAATCTTCAGACAACCTTCAACCAACACAATGGACACTCAGCCTGGACCTATCAGAGCCCACGAACACTATACTACCTGTAAATG GTAGTGATGTGGAGGAGCCTCGTGTTCTGAGGATGTCAAGACCCTGTAAAGACGAAGACGCTGACTACTGCCTGAACGGACAGTGCATGTACCCACCTGACAGCAGTACCCCTGCCTGCac gtgtGACCCGTCCTATAGTGGCCCTCGCTGTGGTCTGTTGACCCACCAGGCGACGCTGTGCAAGTTTTCCCCAACAGAGGAGGTGATTGGCATCTGTGTGGGCGTGGCCTTGCTTGTCTGCTGCCTCGCTGGCGTTCTCTACTGCTGCATCAAGAGAAg GTGTGACAAAAAATATCTTCCTTATAAGACCTACGGTGGCTCGGAGAACTCAGTTTAG